In Epinephelus lanceolatus isolate andai-2023 chromosome 13, ASM4190304v1, whole genome shotgun sequence, the following are encoded in one genomic region:
- the taf1b gene encoding TATA box-binding protein-associated factor RNA polymerase I subunit B encodes MDEEQTAGYREPCAVCHAVDWGVSDEGRFYCRSCHNVIERTREVVDPNFTPGSNRVSTISKGTRTKRPERGRQWVICEGFQFILRNQADALIRLGVSARFKDEVLCQLWRIYLQKSRQAFTHNPLRTSSFRVQRPDSESDSAAEMSIMSASETDGDTNLSSTAGSNAGSSSDWSQYSGSLDAASYLSARMKRSRHSLMTMKKTLALIHLALTWIREPLTLSDLLRLVNEGHVPYVNAYEELPDEMKLEGKDALIFRVESVPSHRAVHKEAQTLILFLQLPACPPITRQSLLHPALLSVRYLTDANLPDELHPWVCRLMERAGMADQTLYTFDLLSRPVLPRYDVQTAAVIIVTMKLIFGLDDHTEWDLSNEAADQDDTGDMFNVRRWFRLVQAALIRAQQRRQHDVARKQWTAKKPLYANSIKKCVVMKRKRIAEQVQICFEKLSSRPAGVERVDPSSFRFCWGDEDGADGPSLHHKKLDGVVTLKRNVLVPSNSTYWHPALRACNPRHCMSHYSEVEATLPRTFVWLLQLFCFMLDLKPAYLYEEVLRVERRVVGSKMPRRRKRRTKTRTETRARSKSRTPLRGRKTR; translated from the exons ATGGACGAAGAACAGACG gCTGGGTACAGGGAGCCTTGTGCTGTGTGTCATGCAGTGGATTGGGGAGTTTCTGATGAGGGACGTTTCTACTGCAGATCCTGTCACAACGTCATCgag AGGACCAGAGAGGTGGTCGACCCAAACTTCACTCCGGGTTCCAACAGGGTCTCCACCATCAGCAAAggaaccagaaccaagaggccCG AGCGCGGGCGTCAGTGGGTGATCTGTGAGGGTTTCCAGTTCATCCTGAGAAACCAGGCCGACGCTCTGATCAGACTGGGAGTCAGTGCACGTTTCAAG GATGAAGTCTTGTGTCAGCTGTGGAGAATCTACCTGCAGAAGAGTCGACAGGCGTTCACACACAACCCACTGAGGACCTCCAGCTTCAGAGTG CAACGTCCGGACTCGGAGTCAGACAGTGCAGCTGAGATGTCCATCATGTCGGCCAGTGAGACGGACGGAGACACAAACCTGTCCAGTACCGCCGGCTCCAACGCAG GTAGCTCCAGTGATTGGTCGCAGTATTCAGGCTCACTGGATGCCGCCAGCTACCTGTCAGCACGGATGAAGAGGAGTCGCCACAGTCTGATGACCATGAAGAAGACTTTGGCTCTGATCCACCTCGCTCTGACCTGGATCCGGGAGCCACTGACGCTCAGCGACCTGCTCAG gttGGTGAATGAGGGTCACGTCCCATATGTCAACGCCTACGAGGAACTTCCTGACGAGATGAAACTCGAAGGCAAAGACGCTCTCATCTTCAGAGTAGAG AGTGTCCCATCCCACCGGGCGGTGCATAAGGAGGCTCAGACTCTGATTTTGTTCCTGCAGCTTCCTGCTTGTCCTCCAATCACTCGTCAGAGTCTGCTGCACCCGGCTCTGCTCAGTGTGCGCTACCTAACCGACGCTAATCTGCCCG ACGAGCTCCACCCGTGGGTCTGCAGGCTGATGGAGCGCGCCGGTATGGCGGATCAGACATTATACACGTTCGACCTCCTGTCTCGTCCCGTCCTGCCGCGTTACGATGTCCAGACCGCTGCCGTTATCATCGTCACCATGAAGCTCATCTTCGGCCTGGACGACCACACTGAATG gGATTTATCCAACGAAGCAGCTGATCAGGACGACACAG gAGACATGTTTAATGTTCGGAGGTGGTTCAGACTGGTGCAGGCTGCTCTGATCAGAGCTCAGCAGAGGAGACAACACGACGTCGCCAG GAAACAGTGGACGGCCAAGAAACCGCTGTATGCCAACAGCATCAAGAAATGTGttgtgatgaagaggaaga gaaTAGCAGAGCAGGTGCAGATCTGCTTTGAGAAGCTGTCCTCTCGACCAGCAGGCGTTGAGCGTGTCGATCCGTCCAGCTTCAGGTTCTGCTGGGGGGACGAGGACGGAGCGGATGGTCCCAGTCTGCACCACAAGAAGCTGGATGGGGTTGTGACCCTGAAACGCAACGTCCTGGTTCCCTCCAACTCTACATACTGGCACCCAGCGCTCAGAGCCTGCAATCCCCG GCACTGTATGAGTCATTACTCAGAGGTGGAGGCAACGCTACCTCGGACGTTCGTCTGGTTGCTGCAGCTCTTCTGCTTCATGCTGGACTTGAAGCCGGCGTACCTGTACGAGGAGGTGCTGAGGGTGGAGAGACGGGTCGTTGGCAGCAAAATGcccaggaggaggaagaggaggacaaagACCAGGACTGAGACCAGGGCTAGGTCGAAGAGCAGGACGCCactgagaggaagaaaaacaagatga